The proteins below are encoded in one region of Ferroplasma acidiphilum:
- a CDS encoding ABC transporter ATP-binding protein has product MQLLDVIFRRKPVYVKALDNVSIEIEKGKILGVVGESGSGKTTLGKLISTIEMPTEGEMFFEEDKITKKNLSLVRKHTSMVFQNPYTSVNPRMKIKSLVSEPLGKFDPEKVKEVLSLVGLDYDEIKNKEPKEMSGGQIQRIAIARALIKAPDLLILDEPTSALDESIQAQILDLLLDIQAQYNLTYLFITHNIGVAKYLTDKMAVTYAGKIFEYGDTKKIIESPKHPYTQLLIASVPDFEKKELASPVGDVPSLINVPPGCKFSNRCPKVMDICKKTEPEFRDVDGVKVLCWLYG; this is encoded by the coding sequence ATGCAATTGCTGGATGTTATATTCAGGCGTAAGCCTGTATACGTTAAAGCATTGGACAATGTATCGATAGAGATAGAAAAAGGTAAGATACTGGGTGTTGTTGGAGAATCGGGTTCCGGGAAAACAACTCTGGGAAAACTCATTTCAACAATAGAAATGCCTACAGAAGGTGAAATGTTTTTTGAAGAAGATAAAATCACAAAAAAGAATTTATCTCTAGTGAGAAAACATACTTCAATGGTATTTCAGAATCCCTATACATCGGTAAACCCGAGAATGAAAATTAAAAGCCTGGTTTCTGAGCCTCTTGGCAAGTTCGATCCTGAAAAGGTGAAAGAAGTTTTGTCTCTGGTTGGATTAGATTATGATGAAATTAAAAACAAGGAACCTAAAGAAATGTCTGGTGGCCAGATACAGAGAATAGCCATTGCAAGGGCCCTGATAAAAGCGCCAGACCTATTAATTTTAGATGAACCTACTTCTGCTCTGGACGAGTCTATACAGGCACAGATACTGGATCTGCTGCTTGATATCCAGGCACAGTATAACCTTACATATTTATTTATCACTCATAATATAGGAGTGGCCAAGTATTTAACCGATAAAATGGCCGTGACATATGCAGGGAAGATATTTGAATACGGAGATACAAAGAAAATTATTGAGAGCCCAAAGCACCCGTATACACAGCTTTTAATTGCGTCCGTTCCGGATTTTGAAAAGAAAGAATTAGCGTCACCGGTAGGAGATGTGCCTAGCCTTATTAATGTTCCTCCGGGTTGTAAATTTAGCAATCGTTGCCCTAAAGTTATGGATATATGTAAAAAAACAGAACCTGAATTTAGAGATGTAGATGGTGTTAAGGTTTTATGCTGGCTGTATGGATAA
- a CDS encoding ABC transporter permease has translation MNTNLILYIVRRAIYAVVTLIFIIVIVYFLIHLIAPTPDALAGIYAGSGHHTRAEINAIIIKYHLNAPLYTQVLLYIGNVFRGNLGYDPVYHVPEITLIGTFLPRTLELVIPAIIISTLLGLYTGAFGASHRRKIQDQGVKGVYLVTWASPPFFIAIVIQLFLAYDLGLLPSTGMVSPTLIAPPDVAAFPLLNAIIAGDLPYFFSLIQHMILPVLAIALLSFGVITRITRSSMLDSMESDYFKLELMKGISRKSAVYGAALRNASIPIITLLALTFGYAVAGAVVVEDIFDYHGMGWFIVHSIYTLDYIAILSTTVIIAISIIIANLAADILYGVIDPRVRVR, from the coding sequence ATGAATACAAATTTAATTCTGTATATTGTAAGAAGGGCAATTTATGCAGTTGTTACGTTAATCTTTATTATCGTAATAGTATACTTTTTAATACACTTAATTGCGCCTACGCCAGATGCTCTAGCTGGTATATATGCTGGTTCAGGGCACCATACCAGAGCTGAGATAAATGCCATAATCATAAAATATCATCTTAACGCTCCGTTGTATACACAGGTATTATTGTATATAGGTAATGTGTTTAGGGGTAATTTAGGTTATGATCCAGTTTATCACGTACCTGAAATTACCCTTATAGGAACATTCCTTCCAAGGACACTTGAACTGGTTATACCTGCTATAATAATCTCCACCTTACTTGGGCTATACACTGGTGCATTTGGTGCTTCCCATAGAAGAAAAATACAGGATCAGGGAGTTAAGGGTGTTTACCTTGTAACATGGGCTTCACCACCATTTTTTATAGCGATTGTTATACAATTATTCCTCGCATATGATCTCGGACTTTTGCCATCCACAGGGATGGTTAGCCCAACTCTTATTGCTCCACCAGATGTGGCAGCATTCCCACTATTAAATGCAATAATAGCAGGTGACTTGCCCTACTTTTTCAGCCTGATACAGCATATGATTTTGCCAGTTCTGGCAATAGCACTTCTGAGTTTTGGAGTTATTACCAGGATAACTAGATCATCTATGCTTGATTCTATGGAATCAGATTATTTTAAATTGGAGTTAATGAAAGGAATAAGCAGAAAAAGCGCAGTATATGGGGCGGCTTTGAGAAATGCCTCAATACCTATAATTACATTGCTGGCTTTGACGTTCGGTTATGCAGTTGCTGGCGCCGTGGTTGTTGAAGATATTTTTGACTATCATGGTATGGGCTGGTTTATAGTTCATTCCATATACACACTTGATTATATTGCGATATTATCAACCACTGTTATAATTGCAATATCAATTATTATAGCTAATTTAGCAGCAGACATACTTTATGGAGTAATAGATCCACGGGTGAGAGTTAGATGA
- a CDS encoding PH domain-containing protein → MEKTLIKITILVVIFSVFLRINNKTILNYLIFLGVVYLVSILYILYKMSYKVEIYEDHLYIKNFFASHIVKYQNIKDFFITEGYLQRKFGLHSIYIITKTKNYLLKDLPDAEKIHDDIQIQLNNNNIGIKQG, encoded by the coding sequence ATGGAAAAAACACTGATTAAAATAACAATTCTTGTTGTAATTTTTTCTGTTTTTCTTAGAATCAACAATAAAACCATTTTAAATTATCTCATCTTTCTTGGTGTTGTTTATCTTGTAAGTATTCTTTACATCCTCTACAAAATGAGTTATAAAGTAGAGATATACGAAGACCATTTATACATAAAAAATTTTTTTGCATCACACATAGTAAAGTATCAGAATATAAAAGATTTTTTTATTACAGAGGGTTATCTTCAAAGGAAATTTGGTTTACATTCTATATATATAATTACCAAAACAAAAAATTATCTTTTAAAGGATCTTCCAGATGCAGAAAAAATTCATGATGATATCCAGATACAATTAAATAACAACAATATCGGGATTAAGCAGGGATAA
- a CDS encoding ABC transporter permease yields MIDENTFEKTTTFKKAGYFSQFIKDKSAIIGIIIVGWFFVWSLIQGLLEDIASYTSDSKLGYLLLPSNPFKINYAASLEGPSTHSLALIFGTNFDGESILSRMLYSMPRDALVAVIVVFSAIIIGSLLGIISGWKGGWIENIIMRLTDSFLSIPALILVIAISIPLKAGFDAVIISLSIVWWPTYARFFRGQTLKIKNMDYMQAAKINGVKKISLFFRYLFLNSIDPVIAYAALDFGNVILTYATLAFLGIGLTIPIPELGAMASNGLGYLPADWWYSVFPSVSILIIVAGFVLVGDRYQDIINNRIDY; encoded by the coding sequence ATGATAGATGAGAATACATTTGAAAAAACTACTACGTTTAAAAAGGCAGGTTATTTTAGTCAGTTTATCAAAGATAAGTCTGCCATTATAGGTATTATAATAGTAGGATGGTTTTTTGTATGGTCATTAATACAGGGACTATTAGAAGATATAGCTTCTTATACAAGTGATTCAAAACTTGGATATCTACTATTACCGTCTAACCCCTTTAAGATCAATTATGCAGCCTCTCTGGAAGGCCCTTCAACGCATTCATTAGCTTTAATCTTCGGTACAAATTTCGATGGCGAATCTATACTTTCAAGGATGCTATACTCAATGCCAAGAGATGCACTTGTTGCTGTAATAGTAGTATTCTCTGCTATAATAATTGGTTCACTGCTGGGAATAATATCAGGGTGGAAAGGGGGCTGGATAGAGAACATTATAATGAGATTGACTGATTCTTTTCTATCAATACCTGCGTTGATTCTGGTTATTGCTATTTCTATTCCTTTAAAGGCCGGATTTGATGCTGTTATTATATCATTATCCATAGTATGGTGGCCTACTTACGCTAGGTTTTTCAGAGGGCAAACATTAAAGATCAAAAATATGGACTATATGCAGGCTGCTAAAATTAATGGCGTAAAGAAGATCAGCCTTTTCTTTAGATATCTATTTTTGAACAGTATTGATCCGGTTATAGCATACGCTGCACTGGATTTTGGAAATGTGATACTTACATATGCCACACTTGCCTTTCTTGGAATCGGGTTAACAATACCGATACCAGAACTTGGTGCAATGGCTTCCAATGGTCTCGGATACCTACCAGCAGATTGGTGGTATTCTGTATTTCCAAGTGTTAGCATACTTATCATAGTTGCTGGATTCGTACTCGTTGGTGATAGGTATCAGGATATAATTAACAACAGGATAGATTACTGA
- a CDS encoding ABC transporter ATP-binding protein, with protein sequence MFLEIKDLKVSYKTVNGKSTVLNNFALNLDKGDSISIVGESGSGKSTLGGAITRLLPPSGEESGEIVLDGKDLLKLSEDEMTLIRGTEIFMIFQNPLNSLNPVKTVGYQLIEAAKIKAERDKSDATEEHLNNVIIQALKSVRLPDPEQIIKRFPHELSGGQVQRVVISMALILRPKLLIADEPTTALDVTIQAQVINLLKEMNRDYGMSIIFITHDLSLAYVISNKIMVMYAGTIMEFNGSDLLVKNPRHPYTIALLKSVPTDYKTNSKLYYLKGAPPSFFNLPRGCRFHTRCEKVFGKCEVEEPPLISIGGDYKVRCWLFE encoded by the coding sequence TTGTTTCTTGAAATTAAAGATTTAAAAGTATCATACAAAACAGTGAATGGAAAGTCAACAGTACTAAATAACTTCGCTTTGAACCTGGATAAAGGTGATTCCATATCCATAGTAGGTGAATCGGGATCTGGAAAAAGTACCCTTGGTGGTGCAATTACACGTTTGCTTCCACCATCAGGGGAGGAGTCTGGTGAAATAGTTCTTGATGGCAAAGATCTGTTAAAATTAAGCGAAGATGAAATGACGTTGATCAGAGGTACTGAAATATTTATGATTTTTCAGAATCCATTAAACAGTTTAAACCCAGTCAAGACTGTTGGTTATCAATTAATTGAAGCTGCTAAAATTAAGGCTGAAAGGGACAAAAGTGATGCTACTGAAGAACATCTCAATAATGTTATCATTCAAGCTCTCAAGTCTGTCAGGCTACCGGATCCAGAACAGATTATCAAAAGATTTCCGCACGAATTATCAGGTGGGCAGGTACAGAGAGTTGTAATTTCAATGGCTTTGATTTTAAGGCCCAAATTACTGATAGCAGATGAACCAACTACCGCACTTGATGTAACAATACAGGCACAGGTTATAAATCTATTAAAGGAAATGAATAGAGATTATGGTATGTCAATTATTTTTATCACACACGACCTTAGCCTGGCATACGTGATATCGAATAAAATTATGGTGATGTATGCGGGAACCATTATGGAATTTAATGGTTCAGATCTTCTGGTTAAAAATCCAAGACATCCTTACACTATAGCTTTATTAAAAAGTGTGCCTACCGATTATAAAACGAATTCTAAACTGTATTATCTGAAAGGCGCGCCTCCTTCTTTTTTTAATTTACCACGGGGTTGCAGATTTCACACAAGATGCGAGAAGGTATTTGGAAAGTGCGAAGTGGAAGAACCTCCGCTTATATCTATTGGCGGAGACTATAAAGTGAGGTGCTGGCTCTTTGAGTAA